In Deltaproteobacteria bacterium, the sequence GACGACCGTCGCGATCGGTGCGCTCGTGGGCGTAGTGCAGCGCCGCGGTGACCCCGACGGCGATGCTCAGCACGACCGGCAGCGGGATGGCCTCGTTGCGGGCCTGCGCGCCGCGGAGGATCGTGCGCAGGTTCTCGCCGTGCACGTACTCCATCGTGAAGAACGGCTCGTCACCGTCGGTGCCGATGTCGAACACGCGCACGATGTTGGGATGGTCGAGGGTCGAGGCCAGGTGGGCCTCGTCGCGGAACATCCGCACGAACTCGGGATCCTCGGCGAGCTGCGGCAGGATGCGCTTGATGACCACCGCGCCGGTGTTCGCGGGCGCGCCCTTGGGGCGGCCCAGGAACAGCTCGGCCATGCCGCCGACCGCGAGCCGACCGATCACGTCGTAGCGTGCACTCAGCTCGCCGCTGCCCGGCCCTCGCGGCGCCGCCGGTGCTTCGCGCTCCCGATCCACCCCGGCGATGCTAGCAGGCGGCCGACGGTTTGAGGCCGTCAACGCGGGTCGCCAGGAGCAAGTCGCGCCCACGTGGGGGTGCGGGGCCGCTCGGGCGCACTGGGCAGGCTCACGCCTGCGCGGCCGCCAACAGCCGCTCGATGCTGTGGCGGTACTCCGCGTCGCTCATGCCGAGCGCGGCGGCCAGCGTCGCGAGTACACGGTCTTCTTCCTCCAAGACGAAGCCGTCTGCGCATGCGATCTCGAACGCGCTCGCGAGCACGCGGTCGCGCGCCTCGGGCTCCAGCGCACGGGCCAGCTGCCGTGCGGCGTCGAGCCACGCGCCCGGGTGATCCACGGCGTGCGCGCGCCCCGTGCCCACCGCCGCGGCGTCGAGCGGGCGGCCGGTGAGACGGGTGTAGCAGGCCTGCAGGCTCGCGCGGCCCTCGTCGGCGTCGAGCAGGTCGGCGGCCACGACCCCCATCAACACGCGCAGCACGAGGCCGTGATCGTCCGCGATCGTGGTCATGGTCACCCTTGCACGGTTCTACCACGGCCACGTCGCCCCCCAAAGTGCAGCGCGGTGCTACGGCACGCGCAGCTCGAGTCCGACGCTCGCACGCACGCCCCCGCGGTGGGGCTCGTGCAGCAACACACCGCCGCTGACGAACCGGGGCCGCGCCAGCGCGACCAGGCCGTCGACGCCGACGAAGAACGCCACGAACGGGCGCGGCGAGATGCCGATCGCACCACCGGCCGACCACACGCCGAAGCCGCGGGCGTCGCGACCGTCGGCTGCGGCGGCGGTCATGCCGGTGCCGAGCGGACGCGCCGACAGCTGGCCGCCCTCGAAGCCCATGCACAGCGGGAACTCGAGGATGCGCCAGGTCGGGACCCCGCAGCCGCGCGCGCGCACGGCCCAGCGCCCGATCGCGGCGCCGGCGGTCTTGCTGGCGTCGGTGAACACCGAGCGCGGCGCGAGGTAGATCGCCGACAGCTCGGCGCGCCAGTAGGGCCCGATCATCCCAGCGCTCACGATCGGGCCGAAGCCGAGCTTGGGCAGCAGGCCCGACTCGAGCGCACCCTCGGCCCGCAGCGCGAAGCGAGCCAGTCGCAGCCGACCGCGACGCCGCGGCGGATCGTCGAGCGGCGGCGAGACCGTCACCACGGTCTCGTCGGGCGGTGGTGGTGCCTCGGGCGGCGGTGCCTGCAGCGTGCGATCGACCGCGAGCGGATCGGCCGCGACCGCGGCGATGAGCGCGGCGCCGTCGGCCAGCGCGCGGCAATCCGGGGACGCGAGCGTGTGCTCGCTGGTGCCGCTGGCGGTGTGCGTGCGCAGCGTGAGTGCGAACCCGCTGCCCTCGGCGACCACGGTGCCCGACACCCGCACGCCCGCGGTGTTCGAGCTCGCGGCGCCGAGCAGCTCACCCAGCCGGCGTTGAACGTCGCGCCGGGTCGGGCACGCGCTCGGAGCCGACCACTCGAGCACGACCTCGCCCGCCGGCGGCGGCTCGTCGCGCGGCGCGGCCGGATCTTGCGCGAGCGCGAGCATCAAGCTCGGGATGGGCGTCAAGGCGGGCCGATGGTACCGCATGGCGGCCAAGGACCGCGCGGGCGATCGCATCGCCGACGTCGTCCGCGCGCGCGTCGGTCGAGCCGTCGACGATGGCCGAGCAGGCACAGCGCCACCGCGAGCGCGATCGGCTTCTCGCCGCCGCGCGGGGGCCCGCCGACGGCACAACCGCGTGCGGCAGGCTCGAGCGACTGCCACAGCGTCGCGATCACGTCGGCCTCGGCGTCGACCCGCACGAGTCGACCGTGATCCTCGCACGCGGCGTCGCCGCTCGAGGTGACGCCGACCAGTCGCCGCGCGCCGACCTCGCTGGTCGCGAACGCGGGCGCGCCAGAGTCCCCCGTGCACAGGCTCTGCGGGTGGGGCTCCACCTGCAGCGTGGTGTCGCCCACGTCCGTCACGCGGACGGTGCCCGCATGCTGCTGACCCCAGCCGCGACCGTCGTAGCCGAAGCCGACCGCGATCAGGTCATCTCCGGCCCGGGGCGCGCCATCCTGCTCGAGCTCGACGCCGTCGCCGGCGGCGAGCGGTTGCTCGAGTCGGAACATCGCGAGGTCGTGGGCGAGCGTCGCGGCGTCGAAGTCGGGGTGGACTGCGACCTCGGCGACGCGCGCGAGCTCGCCACCATCGAACGTGTGGACGTCGGGCCGACGCAACGCGATGCAGTGTGCTGCGGTGAGGCCATGGCTCGCGCTCAGCATCGTCGCGGTGCAATAGATGTGATCGGCCAGCGACAGCGCGACCACGTCGGCGAACGAAGAGCGCGCGGCGTCGGTGATGGTGACGGGCTCGCGCGTGCCGACGAATCCGTCGGTGAGCGCGATCGAGACGGCGAGGGCG encodes:
- a CDS encoding TerB family tellurite resistance protein, translated to MTTIADDHGLVLRVLMGVVAADLLDADEGRASLQACYTRLTGRPLDAAAVGTGRAHAVDHPGAWLDAARQLARALEPEARDRVLASAFEIACADGFVLEEEDRVLATLAAALGMSDAEYRHSIERLLAAAQA
- a CDS encoding S1 family peptidase, encoding MQSIALAVSIALTDGFVGTREPVTITDAARSSFADVVALSLADHIYCTATMLSASHGLTAAHCIALRRPDVHTFDGGELARVAEVAVHPDFDAATLAHDLAMFRLEQPLAAGDGVELEQDGAPRAGDDLIAVGFGYDGRGWGQQHAGTVRVTDVGDTTLQVEPHPQSLCTGDSGAPAFATSEVGARRLVGVTSSGDAACEDHGRLVRVDAEADVIATLWQSLEPAARGCAVGGPPRGGEKPIALAVALCLLGHRRRLDRRARGRRRRCDRPRGPWPPCGTIGPP